In Miniphocaeibacter halophilus, the following proteins share a genomic window:
- a CDS encoding energy-coupling factor transporter transmembrane component T family protein, whose amino-acid sequence MTEIITENLKDTRKNRMEKTILGYVPKESRAYSLHPNIRLSLYLLMGILPMFIQIPEFTIIFIIFELIIFYWANISFSNFKKFTPMFITVFFFLMLIHWLAPIKVKNDIIVFTLFGKPGYYYSLMWGFCIYLRMMSLIIASIFYFSTNREKDLLLALRTWKVPFSVSYFVGLAMRSAGTFGEDYRIIREAEKARGLNTKNLSLSGKIKHFAMYLVPLFTLSIRRSDEISTALYAKGLEFKSKIDGKKRADWIKSKNKMNKADMLVVALILIILIIGMVVAISTPYLKLENSIIYNTLYNFLAK is encoded by the coding sequence ATGACTGAAATAATAACAGAAAACTTAAAGGACACCCGAAAAAACAGAATGGAAAAAACCATACTGGGTTATGTTCCGAAGGAGTCGAGAGCCTATTCTCTACATCCAAATATAAGGTTGTCCTTGTATTTACTAATGGGAATTTTACCTATGTTTATACAAATTCCGGAATTTACAATTATTTTTATAATTTTTGAGTTAATAATTTTCTACTGGGCTAATATTAGTTTTTCAAACTTTAAAAAATTTACTCCAATGTTTATTACGGTATTTTTCTTTTTAATGCTTATTCATTGGCTGGCACCTATTAAAGTAAAAAACGATATTATTGTATTTACTCTATTTGGAAAACCGGGATATTATTATTCTTTAATGTGGGGATTTTGTATATACCTTAGAATGATGTCCCTTATTATTGCTTCAATATTTTATTTTTCAACAAATAGAGAAAAGGATTTGCTATTGGCTCTTAGAACATGGAAAGTACCTTTTTCCGTATCCTATTTTGTTGGTTTAGCCATGCGCTCAGCTGGCACTTTCGGAGAGGATTATAGAATAATCAGAGAAGCTGAAAAAGCTAGAGGTTTAAATACTAAAAATTTGAGTTTATCGGGTAAAATTAAACATTTTGCTATGTACCTGGTTCCACTTTTTACTCTTTCAATTAGAAGAAGTGACGAAATAAGTACTGCCTTATATGCAAAGGGGTTGGAATTTAAAAGTAAAATAGATGGTAAAAAAAGAGCCGACTGGATAAAATCAAAAAACAAAATGAACAAGGCGGATATGTTAGTAGTGGCTTTGATTTTAATAATTCTTATAATAGGTATGGTTGTGGCTATATCAACACCATATTTAAAGTTGGAAAACTCAATTATATATAATACACTCTATAACTTTTTAGCTAAATAA